The Benincasa hispida cultivar B227 chromosome 11, ASM972705v1, whole genome shotgun sequence genome has a segment encoding these proteins:
- the LOC120091313 gene encoding pentatricopeptide repeat-containing protein DOT4, chloroplastic-like isoform X1: protein MNLLLSTHVHCLPITQETSHRQPFNNPPHVRTTTAKNSANLSVAHQLFDEIPIWDTFAWNNLIQTHLTNGDLGHVISTYQQMLFRGVRPDKHTLPRIICATRQYGNLQFGKQLHAQAFKLGFSSNLYVLTSLIEFYGILDSADTAKWLHDKSACRNSVSWTMLAKLYLMEDKPSCAIDLFYQMVELADDIDAVALATAIGACGALKMLQHGRNIHLLARIHGLEFNVLVSNSLLKMYLDCDSIKDARGFFDRMPSKDVISWTELIHMYVKKGGINEAFKLFRQMNKDGGLKPDPLTISSILPACGRMAAHKHGKEIHGYVLKNAFDENLIVQNALVDMYVKSGCIQSASETFSMMKEKDMVSWTIMTLGYSLHGQGKLGVSLFREIERNLRMHNRDQITYTAVLHACTTANMVDEGDFYFSCITEPTVAHIALKVALLARAGRLDEATTFVEKNKLDKHAVILRALLDGCRKHHQRKLGKQIIEKLCDLEPLNAENYILLSNWYACNKKWDMVEKLRETMRDMGLRPKKAYSWMEFCNKIHVFGTGDVSHPRSRNIYWNLQCLMKKMEEDGSKPNPDFSFHDVDEERECVPIGHSELLAISFGLISTKAGRTIRITKNLRVCHSCHESAKFISKMVGREIIVKDPYVFHHFKDGCCSCEDVC, encoded by the coding sequence ATGAATCTtcttctctccacccacgttcATTGTCTCCCCATTACTCAAGAAACCAGTCACAGACAACCATTTAATAATCCCCCTCACGTTCGTACTACAACTGCCAAGAATTCTGCTAATTTAAGTGTAGCCCACCAACTGTTCGACGAAATTCCTATATGGGATACTTTTGCTTGGAACAATCTGATTCAAACCCATCTCACTAACGGAGATTTGGGGCATGTAATTTCAACATATCAACAGATGTTGTTTCGTGGAGTTCGCCCTGACAAACACACCCTTCCTCGAATTATATGCGCTACCCGCCAGTATGGCAATCTGCAGTTTGGCAAACAGCTCCACGCTCAAGCTTTCAAACTTGGGTTCTCCTCTAACCTCTATGTACTTACttctttaattgaattttatggGATTCTTGATAGTGCTGACACTGCAAAGTGGCTTCATGACAAATCCGCTTGCAGAAACTCTGTTTCTTGGACTATGTTGGCCAAGCTATACTTAATGGAAGATAAACCCAGTTGTGCCATAGACTTGTTTTACCAAATGGTGGAGTTGGCGGATGATATTGATGCAGTGGCTTTGGCCACGGCCATTGGTGCCTGTGGTGCACTCAAAATGCTGCAACATGGAAGAAACATCCACCTTCTTGCAAGAATTCATGGCTTGGAATTTAATGTCTTGGTCAGTAATTCTCTGTTGAAAATGTACCTTGACTGTGATAGTATCAAAGATGCTCGGGGGTTCTTCGACCGAATGCCATCCAAAGACGTCATTTCGTGGACAGAACTTATCCATATGTATGTTAAGAAAGGTGGAATTAATGAGGCCTTTAAACTGTTTCGACAGATGAATAAGGATGGAGGATTGAAGCCTGATCCTCTTACAATCAGCAGTATTCTCCCAGCCTGTGGGAGAATGGCTGCACATAAGCATGGAAAAGAGATTCATGGATACGTGCTTAAAAATGCTTTTGATGAGAATCTCATTGTCCAAAATGCTTTGGTCGACATGTATGTCAAATCTGGATGTATCCAATCTGCATCAGAAACATTTTCGATGATGAAGGAGAAAGATATGGTTTCGTGGACCATCATGACTTTGGGCTACAGTTTACATGGCCAAGGAAAACTTGGAGTCAGTTTGTTCCGTGAGATTGAGAGGAACTTGAGGATGCATAATAGAGATCAGATAACTTATACTGCAGTTTTGCATGCTTGTACTACTGCAAACATGGTAGATGAAGGGGATTTTTACTTTAGTTGCATTACCGAACCAACCGTGGCACACATTGCTTTAAAGGTGGCTCTTTTAGCCCGAGCAGGGCGACTGGATGAAGCAACGACATTTgtagaaaaaaataaacttgACAAACATGCTGTGATTTTGAGAGCATTGCTTGATGGATGCAGGAAACACCATCAACGAAAACTAGGCAAGCAAATCATTGAGAAGCTGTGTGATTTAGAACCTCTAAATGCTGAGAATTACATTCTACTTTCGAACTGGTATGCGTGCAACAAAAAATGGGACATGGTTGAAAAGTTGAGAGAAACAATGAGAGACATGGGATTAAGACCTAAGAAGGCTTACAGTTGGATGGAGTTCTGCAACAAAATTCACGTGTTTGGGACAGGGGATGTATCCCACCCGAGATCACGGAACATTTATTGGAATTTACAGTGcttgatgaaaaaaatggaagaagatggTTCCAAGCCGAATCCAGATTTCAGCTTTCACGACGTTGATGAGGAGCGAGAGTGTGTTCCAATAGGACACAGCGAACTCTTGGCGATTTCATTCGGGCTGATTAGTACAAAAGCAGGAAGGACAATTCGTATTACAAAGAACCTTCGTGTATGCCACAGTTGTCATGAGTCTGCAAAGTTCATATCCAAGATGGTTGGTCGAGAAATCATAGTAAAAGATCCTTATGTTTTCCATCATTTCAAAGATGGTTGCTGTTCTTGTGAAGACGTTTGTTAA
- the LOC120091313 gene encoding pentatricopeptide repeat-containing protein DOT4, chloroplastic-like isoform X2 produces MNLLLSTHVHCLPITQETSHRQPFNNPPHVRTTTAKNSANLSVAHQLFDEIPIWDTFAWNNLIQTHLTNGDLGHVISTYQQMLFRGVRPDKHTLPRIICATRQYGNLQFGKQLHAQAFKLGNSVSWTMLAKLYLMEDKPSCAIDLFYQMVELADDIDAVALATAIGACGALKMLQHGRNIHLLARIHGLEFNVLVSNSLLKMYLDCDSIKDARGFFDRMPSKDVISWTELIHMYVKKGGINEAFKLFRQMNKDGGLKPDPLTISSILPACGRMAAHKHGKEIHGYVLKNAFDENLIVQNALVDMYVKSGCIQSASETFSMMKEKDMVSWTIMTLGYSLHGQGKLGVSLFREIERNLRMHNRDQITYTAVLHACTTANMVDEGDFYFSCITEPTVAHIALKVALLARAGRLDEATTFVEKNKLDKHAVILRALLDGCRKHHQRKLGKQIIEKLCDLEPLNAENYILLSNWYACNKKWDMVEKLRETMRDMGLRPKKAYSWMEFCNKIHVFGTGDVSHPRSRNIYWNLQCLMKKMEEDGSKPNPDFSFHDVDEERECVPIGHSELLAISFGLISTKAGRTIRITKNLRVCHSCHESAKFISKMVGREIIVKDPYVFHHFKDGCCSCEDVC; encoded by the exons ATGAATCTtcttctctccacccacgttcATTGTCTCCCCATTACTCAAGAAACCAGTCACAGACAACCATTTAATAATCCCCCTCACGTTCGTACTACAACTGCCAAGAATTCTGCTAATTTAAGTGTAGCCCACCAACTGTTCGACGAAATTCCTATATGGGATACTTTTGCTTGGAACAATCTGATTCAAACCCATCTCACTAACGGAGATTTGGGGCATGTAATTTCAACATATCAACAGATGTTGTTTCGTGGAGTTCGCCCTGACAAACACACCCTTCCTCGAATTATATGCGCTACCCGCCAGTATGGCAATCTGCAGTTTGGCAAACAGCTCCACGCTCAAGCTTTCAAACTTGG AAACTCTGTTTCTTGGACTATGTTGGCCAAGCTATACTTAATGGAAGATAAACCCAGTTGTGCCATAGACTTGTTTTACCAAATGGTGGAGTTGGCGGATGATATTGATGCAGTGGCTTTGGCCACGGCCATTGGTGCCTGTGGTGCACTCAAAATGCTGCAACATGGAAGAAACATCCACCTTCTTGCAAGAATTCATGGCTTGGAATTTAATGTCTTGGTCAGTAATTCTCTGTTGAAAATGTACCTTGACTGTGATAGTATCAAAGATGCTCGGGGGTTCTTCGACCGAATGCCATCCAAAGACGTCATTTCGTGGACAGAACTTATCCATATGTATGTTAAGAAAGGTGGAATTAATGAGGCCTTTAAACTGTTTCGACAGATGAATAAGGATGGAGGATTGAAGCCTGATCCTCTTACAATCAGCAGTATTCTCCCAGCCTGTGGGAGAATGGCTGCACATAAGCATGGAAAAGAGATTCATGGATACGTGCTTAAAAATGCTTTTGATGAGAATCTCATTGTCCAAAATGCTTTGGTCGACATGTATGTCAAATCTGGATGTATCCAATCTGCATCAGAAACATTTTCGATGATGAAGGAGAAAGATATGGTTTCGTGGACCATCATGACTTTGGGCTACAGTTTACATGGCCAAGGAAAACTTGGAGTCAGTTTGTTCCGTGAGATTGAGAGGAACTTGAGGATGCATAATAGAGATCAGATAACTTATACTGCAGTTTTGCATGCTTGTACTACTGCAAACATGGTAGATGAAGGGGATTTTTACTTTAGTTGCATTACCGAACCAACCGTGGCACACATTGCTTTAAAGGTGGCTCTTTTAGCCCGAGCAGGGCGACTGGATGAAGCAACGACATTTgtagaaaaaaataaacttgACAAACATGCTGTGATTTTGAGAGCATTGCTTGATGGATGCAGGAAACACCATCAACGAAAACTAGGCAAGCAAATCATTGAGAAGCTGTGTGATTTAGAACCTCTAAATGCTGAGAATTACATTCTACTTTCGAACTGGTATGCGTGCAACAAAAAATGGGACATGGTTGAAAAGTTGAGAGAAACAATGAGAGACATGGGATTAAGACCTAAGAAGGCTTACAGTTGGATGGAGTTCTGCAACAAAATTCACGTGTTTGGGACAGGGGATGTATCCCACCCGAGATCACGGAACATTTATTGGAATTTACAGTGcttgatgaaaaaaatggaagaagatggTTCCAAGCCGAATCCAGATTTCAGCTTTCACGACGTTGATGAGGAGCGAGAGTGTGTTCCAATAGGACACAGCGAACTCTTGGCGATTTCATTCGGGCTGATTAGTACAAAAGCAGGAAGGACAATTCGTATTACAAAGAACCTTCGTGTATGCCACAGTTGTCATGAGTCTGCAAAGTTCATATCCAAGATGGTTGGTCGAGAAATCATAGTAAAAGATCCTTATGTTTTCCATCATTTCAAAGATGGTTGCTGTTCTTGTGAAGACGTTTGTTAA
- the LOC120091437 gene encoding trans-resveratrol di-O-methyltransferase-like, producing MGENKELLQAQAHIWNHTFKCINSMSLKCVVELGIPDIIHNHGQPMSLSQLVEALHIHPSKAQCLGRLMRLLLHSGFFAQTQSGFFSLTPSSRLLLSQNHKTIFDTKTLLLLFLSPLMMAPWQTMSNWLCASTQDYSTAFQMANGKSIWDYVIQEEESYGFGKLFHQTLVCDSQLIGKVVTSECGEMFEGLSSLVDVGGGAGTMAKVILEAFPHLTCIVLDLPQVVANQKPQQPIKNLNFIEGDMFEKIPPANAVLLKSILHSWNDEESIQILKNCKDAIPSRAEGGRVIIIEMVLDQKERDMESIETQLCFDVLMMTTFSGRERNEREWKTLFLAAGFSDYNIIPILGLRSLIEVYP from the exons ATGGGAGAAAACAAAGAATTGCTCCAAGCTCAAGCTCATATCTGGAATCATACATTCAAATGCATCAACTCCATGTCTTTGAAATGTGTTGTTGAGTTAGGCATACCAGACATTATCCACAACCATGGCCAACCCATGAGCCTTTCCCAATTAGTTGAAGCACTCCATATTCATCCCTCCAAAGCTCAATGTCTCGGCCGTCTTATGCGTCTCCTCCTTCATTCTGGCTTCTTTGCACAAACTCAATCCGGCTTCTTCTCTCTCACACCATCCTCTCGCCTTCTCCTCAGCCAAAACCACAAGACAATATTTGACACCAAAACCTTATTGCTTCTATTTCTAAGCCCACTCATGATGGCTCCATGGCAAACCATGAGCAACTGGCTATGTGCCAGTACTCAAGATTATTCCACTGCTTTTCAAATGGCAAATGGGAAATCTATATGGGATTATGTtatacaagaagaagaaagttatGGTTTTGGGAAGCTATTCCATCAAACATTGGTGTGTGATTCTCAATTAATTGGGAAAGTGGTGACAAGTGAATGTGGGGAGATGTTTGAGGGGTTATCGTCGTTGGTTGATGTTGGTGGAGGTGCTGGCACTATGGCTAAGGTCATTTTGGAGGCATTCCCACACCTCACTTGCATTGTGCTTGATCTACCTCAAGTTGTTGCTAATCAAAAGCCTCAACAACCCATAAAAAATCTCAACTTCATTGAAGGTGACATGTTTGAAAAAATTCCACCAGCAAATGCAGTCCTTTTGAAG TCAATTCTACATAGTTGGAATGATGAAGAAAGCATCcaaatattgaagaattgcAAAGATGCAATTCCAAGTAGAGCTGAGGGAGGGAGAGTAATAATAATAGAGATGGTGCTGGATCAAAAAGAGAGAGACATGGAATCAATTGAAACTCAACTGTGTTTTGATGTGTTAATGATGACAACTTTCAGTGGTAGAGAAAGGAATGAGAGGGAATGGAAGACTCTTTTCTTAGCCGCTGGTTTTAGTGACTACAACATAATCCCTATATTGGGTTTAAGGTCTCTCATTGAAGTGTACCCTTAA